From Rhodovastum atsumiense, a single genomic window includes:
- a CDS encoding ATP-binding protein, translating into MTYVPTDTSRHLLNALADPAQRPRAAAALAAHWGVEAVLVLIPDHELGVLRPAPGFPATLPGGAGWRALLARCAAPGEASAEVAWPDQGHLVGCRAATGPDGSVLLLLGGEAGLTVAGLEWLGFPLLAALLRAESLAGISAARAAEARQAGARAAALATALEAARAEAAARASELARALEEADRLNRALQQLNATLEARVAARTRLLEAEMAWHREAGAEAARAGLLEAVGQLSGGVAHDFNNLLTVVLGGLDLVELGLAGDDAEATQEGLEQARDSVGRAARLVRQLLAFSRRQLLDPRPVDLNRLVAALAAPLRRVLGEAIELRPVLAEGLWLVELDAAQLEVVLLNLALNAREAMPAGGRLSIATRNTRLDAAAAGPQARPGAYVELAIGDTGCGMPPEVLAHVFEPFFTTKEVGQGTGLGLSEVHGVIAQSGGHVRLLSTPGHGTEVRIYLPRLGGDDEAEDGTEQA; encoded by the coding sequence ATGACGTACGTCCCGACCGACACCTCCCGCCACCTGCTCAACGCCCTCGCCGATCCCGCGCAGCGCCCGCGCGCGGCGGCGGCGCTGGCGGCGCACTGGGGGGTGGAGGCGGTGCTGGTGCTGATCCCCGACCACGAGCTTGGGGTGCTGCGCCCCGCCCCCGGCTTCCCCGCCACCCTGCCCGGCGGCGCGGGCTGGCGGGCGCTGCTGGCGCGCTGCGCCGCCCCGGGCGAGGCCAGCGCGGAGGTCGCCTGGCCCGACCAGGGGCACCTGGTGGGCTGCCGCGCCGCGACCGGGCCGGACGGGTCGGTGCTGCTGCTGCTGGGCGGCGAGGCGGGGCTGACCGTGGCCGGGCTGGAGTGGCTCGGCTTCCCCCTGCTGGCCGCGCTGCTGCGGGCGGAGAGCCTCGCCGGCATCAGCGCGGCGCGCGCCGCCGAAGCCCGCCAGGCCGGCGCGCGGGCGGCCGCCCTGGCCACGGCGCTGGAGGCGGCGCGGGCCGAGGCCGCGGCGCGGGCGAGCGAACTCGCGCGGGCGCTGGAGGAAGCCGATCGCCTCAACCGCGCCCTGCAGCAGTTGAATGCCACGCTGGAGGCACGGGTGGCCGCGCGCACCCGCCTGCTGGAAGCGGAGATGGCGTGGCACCGCGAGGCCGGGGCGGAGGCGGCACGGGCGGGGCTGCTGGAAGCGGTCGGCCAGCTCAGCGGCGGCGTCGCGCATGACTTCAACAACCTGCTGACGGTGGTGCTGGGCGGGCTGGATCTGGTGGAGTTGGGGCTGGCGGGCGACGACGCGGAGGCGACGCAGGAGGGGCTGGAGCAGGCGCGCGACAGCGTCGGGCGGGCGGCGCGGCTGGTGCGGCAGTTGCTGGCCTTTTCGCGCCGGCAGTTGCTCGATCCACGGCCGGTGGACCTCAACCGGCTGGTCGCGGCGCTGGCGGCGCCGCTGCGGCGGGTGCTGGGCGAGGCGATCGAGCTGCGTCCGGTGCTGGCCGAAGGGCTGTGGCTGGTGGAGCTGGACGCCGCGCAGCTTGAAGTGGTGCTGCTGAACCTGGCGCTGAACGCGCGCGAGGCGATGCCGGCGGGCGGGCGGCTGAGCATCGCCACGCGCAACACCCGCCTGGACGCGGCGGCGGCCGGCCCGCAGGCGCGGCCGGGCGCCTATGTGGAGCTGGCCATCGGCGACACCGGCTGCGGCATGCCGCCCGAGGTGCTGGCGCATGTGTTCGAGCCGTTCTTCACCACCAAGGAGGTCGGCCAGGGCACCGGGCTGGGGTTGAGCGAGGTGCACGGCGTCATCGCCCAGTCGGGCGGGCATGTGCGGCTGCTGAGCACGCCCGGGCACGGCACGGAGGTCAGGATCTACCTGCCGCGGCTCGGCGGGGACGATGAGGCGGAGGACGGCACGGAGCAGGCCTGA
- a CDS encoding FIST signal transduction protein, protein MQAATAFTRIEDSAAAGRMLGRDLMDQIGGPADALVVFAGPGHDHPALLHALADTCPARAMLGASSAGEFAEGAQAEGTACALALVWPQARFALGLGRGMAGDPTAAARAIVAGFHGQAPPTHSRTALVLTDALAGHAQLLLEELTLATSGRHQFFGGGAGDNGRFRHTVVFHGTEVVSDAAVALEIVSPKPLGIGVGHGWEPAGPALRVTESEGLRLAGLNGLPAVEAFEAHAGRLGRCFDRQAPRPFFLNNVLGIEAGGFHRLRVPLAIDARGGLLCAAEVPQGSLVHIMRSSAASTVAAAGRAARAALAGLDGYRPGITLFFDCVATRRRLGAGFADELAAVRERIGAPLLGCNTHGQFARADGQFEGFHNCTAVVCILPK, encoded by the coding sequence ATGCAGGCAGCCACCGCCTTCACCCGGATCGAGGACAGCGCGGCCGCCGGCCGCATGCTGGGCCGCGACCTGATGGACCAGATCGGCGGCCCGGCGGATGCGCTGGTCGTCTTCGCCGGCCCCGGCCACGACCACCCGGCCCTGCTGCACGCGCTCGCCGACACCTGCCCCGCGCGGGCCATGCTCGGCGCCTCCTCGGCCGGGGAATTCGCCGAAGGCGCGCAGGCCGAGGGCACCGCCTGCGCCCTGGCGCTGGTCTGGCCGCAGGCGCGCTTCGCGCTCGGGCTGGGCCGGGGGATGGCGGGCGATCCGACGGCGGCGGCACGGGCCATTGTCGCCGGATTCCACGGCCAGGCGCCGCCCACCCACAGCCGCACCGCGCTGGTGCTGACCGATGCCCTGGCCGGCCATGCCCAATTGCTGCTGGAAGAACTGACGCTGGCGACTTCCGGCCGCCACCAGTTCTTCGGCGGCGGCGCCGGCGACAACGGCCGGTTCCGCCACACCGTCGTCTTCCACGGCACCGAGGTGGTCTCCGACGCCGCGGTGGCACTGGAGATCGTCTCGCCCAAGCCGCTGGGCATCGGCGTCGGCCATGGCTGGGAACCGGCCGGCCCGGCGCTGCGCGTCACCGAATCCGAGGGTCTGCGCCTGGCCGGCCTCAACGGCCTGCCCGCTGTCGAGGCGTTCGAGGCGCATGCCGGGCGGCTCGGCAGGTGCTTCGACCGGCAGGCACCGCGACCGTTCTTTCTCAATAACGTTCTCGGCATCGAGGCCGGCGGCTTCCATCGCCTGCGCGTGCCGCTGGCGATCGATGCGCGCGGCGGCCTGCTCTGCGCCGCCGAGGTGCCGCAGGGCAGCCTGGTGCACATCATGCGCAGCTCCGCCGCCTCGACCGTCGCCGCCGCCGGGCGGGCGGCGCGGGCGGCGCTGGCGGGGCTGGACGGCTACCGCCCGGGCATCACCCTGTTCTTCGACTGCGTGGCCACGCGCCGCCGCCTCGGCGCCGGCTTCGCCGACGAACTCGCCGCGGTGCGGGAGCGCATCGGCGCGCCGCTGCTCGGCTGCAACACCCACGGCCAGTTCGCCCGCGCCGACGGCCAGTTCGAGGGCTTCCACAACTGCACAGCCGTGGTCTGCATCCTGCCGAAATGA
- a CDS encoding CBS domain-containing protein, with amino-acid sequence MQDRAMAEIVRDQRPLVAGPTATVAEACAAMHQRRVGAVLVVEEGDHLVGIFTGRDAVRCLAEGCDAPHTRLAQVMTREPVTLEPEHHAIDALRLFSDAGFRHLPICRDGRVCGIVSRYDFRAMEHARLDEETRFFEVLR; translated from the coding sequence ATGCAAGATCGCGCCATGGCTGAGATCGTACGGGATCAGCGTCCTCTTGTGGCAGGCCCGACGGCGACGGTTGCCGAAGCCTGCGCCGCCATGCACCAGCGGCGGGTTGGTGCCGTGCTGGTCGTCGAGGAGGGCGACCATCTGGTCGGCATCTTCACCGGGCGCGACGCGGTGCGCTGCCTCGCCGAGGGCTGCGACGCCCCGCATACCCGCCTTGCCCAGGTGATGACGCGCGAGCCGGTCACCCTGGAACCGGAGCACCACGCGATCGACGCGCTGCGCCTGTTCAGCGACGCCGGCTTCCGTCATTTGCCGATCTGCCGTGACGGCCGGGTCTGTGGCATCGTCTCGCGCTATGACTTCCGCGCCATGGAGCATGCGCGGCTGGACGAGGAGACCCGGTTCTTCGAGGTGCTGCGCTGA
- a CDS encoding metallophosphoesterase family protein, giving the protein MPSPTGTFDRRGLLRCMAWTGTAMLWTISGGVPRSRLLGLGTAAAAEGGLSFVQISDSHIGFAAAPNADTPGTLREAVAQVARQKGDAAFMLHTGDVSQLSRPAQFDTAAEIIRGAGLDVHYVPGEHDVLVDDGAPFFARFTPQAPRGWYSWDQQGVHFVALNNVQDLKAGGLGNLGAEQLDWLGRDLAGRPASQPVVVFAHVPLWLVSEAWGWGTDDGAQALALLRRFGSVTVLNGHIHQVMQKVEGTIAFHTACSTAFPQPAPGTAASPGPIRDLPAGRLRATLGVTRVARVAGQSGLAVIDTPLGA; this is encoded by the coding sequence ATGCCCAGCCCCACAGGGACTTTCGACCGGCGTGGCCTGCTGCGTTGCATGGCCTGGACCGGCACGGCCATGCTCTGGACCATCAGCGGCGGCGTGCCGCGTTCGCGCCTGCTCGGCCTGGGCACGGCCGCAGCGGCTGAGGGTGGCCTCAGTTTCGTGCAGATCAGCGACAGCCATATCGGCTTCGCCGCCGCGCCGAACGCCGACACGCCGGGCACGCTGCGCGAGGCGGTTGCGCAGGTGGCGCGGCAGAAGGGCGATGCCGCCTTCATGCTGCACACCGGCGACGTGAGCCAGCTTTCCCGGCCCGCGCAGTTCGACACCGCCGCGGAGATCATCCGCGGCGCCGGGCTCGACGTGCATTACGTGCCCGGCGAGCACGACGTGCTGGTCGATGACGGCGCGCCGTTCTTCGCGCGCTTCACCCCGCAGGCGCCGCGCGGCTGGTATTCCTGGGACCAGCAGGGCGTGCATTTTGTCGCGCTGAACAACGTGCAGGATCTCAAGGCCGGCGGCCTGGGGAATCTCGGCGCGGAGCAACTGGACTGGCTGGGGCGCGACCTTGCCGGGCGGCCGGCAAGCCAGCCGGTGGTGGTGTTCGCGCATGTGCCGCTCTGGCTGGTCAGCGAGGCGTGGGGCTGGGGCACCGATGACGGCGCGCAGGCGCTGGCGCTGCTACGCCGCTTCGGTTCGGTGACGGTGCTGAACGGGCACATCCACCAGGTGATGCAGAAGGTTGAAGGCACCATCGCCTTCCACACCGCCTGCTCGACGGCGTTCCCGCAGCCCGCGCCGGGGACGGCCGCCTCGCCGGGGCCGATCCGCGACCTGCCCGCCGGGCGGCTGCGCGCCACGCTGGGCGTGACGCGGGTCGCGCGCGTCGCCGGGCAGTCCGGCCTCGCCGTCATCGACACCCCGCTCGGCGCCTGA
- a CDS encoding cupredoxin domain-containing protein: MPQVPAFSNIAALSGLFLAVALAVTVPVPVPAAAGEEAQVTIDNFTFSPASVTVAAGTRVTWTNRDDIPHTVTGSDEPRVMKSPPLDTGDTFAMTFDHPGTYRYFCSLHPHMQGVVVVR; this comes from the coding sequence ATGCCGCAAGTCCCCGCCTTTTCGAACATCGCCGCCCTGTCCGGGCTTTTCCTCGCCGTGGCGCTGGCCGTCACCGTGCCCGTGCCCGTGCCCGCCGCCGCCGGGGAGGAGGCGCAGGTGACGATCGACAACTTCACGTTCTCGCCGGCCAGCGTCACCGTGGCCGCGGGCACGCGCGTGACCTGGACGAACCGTGACGACATCCCGCACACGGTCACTGGCAGCGACGAGCCGCGCGTGATGAAGTCACCGCCGCTCGACACCGGCGATACCTTTGCCATGACCTTCGACCATCCCGGTACCTATCGCTATTTCTGCTCCCTGCATCCGCACATGCAGGGCGTGGTCGTCGTGCGATGA
- a CDS encoding sigma-70 family RNA polymerase sigma factor has product MSLRGRGATVVTGVVAAPAVPEPGGFEALVLPHFDAAYNLGRWLMQDAALAEDVVQEAMLRAFAHFASYRGGDARAWLLRIVRNVAYTALAARRRGATTSLDAGAGPDGDGEAPALQVPDPADDPETRLARREALAGLDRALAALPVELRECLVLRELEELSYRQVAQVTGVPVGTVMSRLWRARRALLQAQAEGGTG; this is encoded by the coding sequence TTGAGCCTGCGCGGGCGCGGGGCGACGGTGGTGACCGGCGTCGTTGCCGCGCCCGCCGTGCCGGAGCCGGGCGGGTTCGAAGCCCTGGTGCTGCCGCATTTCGACGCGGCGTACAACCTGGGGCGCTGGCTGATGCAGGACGCCGCGCTGGCGGAGGACGTGGTGCAGGAGGCGATGCTGCGGGCCTTCGCGCATTTCGCCTCCTACCGCGGCGGCGATGCGCGGGCCTGGCTGCTGCGGATCGTCCGCAACGTTGCCTATACGGCGCTGGCCGCGCGCCGGCGCGGCGCGACGACGAGCCTGGATGCCGGCGCCGGGCCGGACGGGGACGGCGAGGCTCCCGCGCTGCAGGTGCCCGATCCGGCGGACGATCCGGAAACGCGGCTGGCGCGGCGCGAGGCGCTGGCCGGGCTGGACCGGGCACTGGCGGCGTTGCCGGTTGAATTGCGGGAATGCCTGGTGCTGCGGGAGCTGGAGGAGCTGTCGTACCGGCAGGTGGCGCAGGTCACTGGTGTGCCGGTCGGCACGGTGATGTCGCGGTTGTGGCGGGCGCGGCGGGCCTTGCTGCAGGCCCAGGCCGAGGGGGGGACGGGGTGA
- a CDS encoding anti-sigma factor family protein, producing MAEACPEMRLLIQADVDGELAPAEAARIGAHVAACPGCAALQARLLVLSGRLRDELPYHTAPETLRLAVRARVAAAAPVTTARPAVPWWRLLRLSWTAPGLGFAAGFALAAGLLLVLPRGDAGLLSDSVVAGHLRALQPGHLTDVVSSDQHTVRPWFAGRLDYAPPVKDLAAAGFPLIGGRLDDLTGRPVAALVYRSGPHVIDLFVWPDAARPDQDPVAGSHLGYNVLRWRRGGMAFWAVSDLNAQELAGFARLWQEGADMP from the coding sequence ATGGCCGAGGCATGTCCGGAGATGCGCCTGCTGATCCAGGCCGATGTGGACGGCGAACTGGCGCCCGCGGAGGCGGCCCGCATCGGCGCGCATGTCGCGGCCTGTCCCGGCTGCGCGGCGCTGCAGGCGCGGCTTCTGGTGCTGTCCGGGCGCCTGCGCGATGAGCTGCCGTATCACACCGCCCCGGAGACGCTGCGCCTCGCCGTGCGGGCGCGCGTTGCCGCCGCCGCCCCGGTGACGACGGCGCGGCCGGCCGTGCCGTGGTGGCGGTTGCTGCGGCTGTCCTGGACCGCTCCGGGGCTGGGCTTTGCCGCCGGCTTTGCGCTGGCGGCCGGGCTGCTGCTGGTGCTGCCGCGCGGCGACGCCGGCCTGCTGTCGGACAGCGTGGTCGCCGGCCACCTGCGTGCCCTGCAGCCGGGGCACCTGACCGACGTGGTGTCTTCCGACCAGCACACGGTCCGGCCGTGGTTCGCCGGCCGGCTGGACTATGCGCCGCCGGTGAAGGATCTCGCGGCGGCGGGGTTTCCGCTGATCGGCGGCCGGCTGGACGACCTGACCGGGCGGCCGGTCGCGGCGCTGGTCTACCGCAGCGGGCCGCATGTGATCGACCTGTTCGTCTGGCCCGATGCCGCCCGCCCGGACCAGGACCCCGTCGCGGGCAGCCATCTCGGCTACAACGTCCTGCGCTGGCGCCGGGGCGGGATGGCGTTCTGGGCGGTCTCTGACCTGAATGCACAGGAACTGGCCGGGTTCGCGCGGCTCTGGCAGGAAGGGGCGGACATGCCCTGA